The proteins below come from a single Mugil cephalus isolate CIBA_MC_2020 chromosome 7, CIBA_Mcephalus_1.1, whole genome shotgun sequence genomic window:
- the LOC125011024 gene encoding zinc finger protein ZFP2-like: protein MSGAESFRELIIERLTAAAEEIFGLFQRTVVQYEKEIDRQRRLLDITWKPEIELHRTDLPHKHVCTEEEVPTEQQLCNQERNSSLDQEEPEPPQVKVEHVEHRSIQQGEYAALKQETDYYMVTPIDEETEPSKPEPNSDQLLSHNKPVAERPNQEGTKHVNSGSTRNAELKPKRRRNRGTSHSNNVDTAPTLESWRGADRGKKYLTCDICGKAFQFESVLKIHYRTHTGEKPYCCKTCGKSFTRYHSLTLHDRIHTGERPYHCKICGRTFIQFGNLNLHMRTHANGRMRCRRRQDL from the exons ATGTCTGGAGCTGAGAGTTTCAGAGAGTTGATCATCGAGcgactaactgctgctgctgaagaaatattcggaCTTTTTCaaagaactgtcgtccagtacgagaaagagatcgatcgtcagcgcagactgctggatatcacctggaaaccCGAGATAGAGTTACACAGAACAG ACCTTCCACATAAACATgtctgcacagaggaggaggttcccactgagcagcagctctgtaaccaggagaggaactccagcctggaccaggaggaaccagaacctccgcAGGTTAAAGTGGAACACGTTGAACACCGCAGCATTCAGCAGGGAGAATATGCTGCACTGAAGCAGGAGACTGATTACTACATGGTGACTCCTATTGATGAGGAAACGGAGCCCAGtaaaccagaaccaaacagtgaccagctcctctctcaCAACAAACCTGTAGCCGAGAGACCGAATCAGGAAGGAACGAAACATGTGAACTCAGGATCGACTAGAAACGCGGAGCTGAAGCCAAAGAGGAGACGAAACAGAGGCACAAGTCACAGTAACAATGTAGACACCGCTCCCACGTTAGAGAGTTGGCGTGGAGCCGACAGGGGTAAAAAGTATTTAACGTGTGACATTTGCGGAAAAGCCTTTCAATTTGAGTCTGTGTTGAAGATACATTACAGAACCCACACGGGAGAGAAGCCGTATTGCTGTAAAACATGTGGTAAAAGTTTCACGCGATATCACAGTTTGACGTTACACGACAGGATTCACACAGGCGAGAGGCCGTACCATTGCAAAATATGTGGGAGaactttcattcagtttgggaATCTTAATTTGCACATGCGGACTCACGCAAATGGTAGAATGAGATGTCGGCGTCGACAGGATTTGTAG